One genomic region from Streptomyces sp. NBC_00582 encodes:
- a CDS encoding phosphotransferase enzyme family protein, producing the protein MSDTWDGQITAALTAYGRDGALAEARLLSLSENATYLCTFTDTPDPLVLRLHRPGFRSLPQIRSELMWIERLRADGAVATPAVVPTPAGEPAASFRGPDGVLQHAALFEFAPGAEPDTTDFADVMEVVGRETAALHEHASRWRRPATFVRPDWDLDNLIGAASLWGRWSDNPDVSPGDAEVLARAEEKLTRELDAYGRSPAVFGLIHGDLRAANLLVATDAVRLIDFDDCGSGWFLYDLACSLSFVEHDPRAAQWVASWLRGYESRRALREEDVRAVPALVMLRRLMLVAWVHKRGDTPFAASLRPAFAAQSARLARRYLADDYLTAVRHEHRA; encoded by the coding sequence ATGTCTGACACCTGGGACGGGCAGATCACCGCCGCGCTCACCGCGTACGGCCGGGACGGCGCGCTGGCCGAGGCCCGGCTGCTGAGCCTCTCGGAGAACGCCACCTATCTGTGCACCTTCACCGACACCCCCGATCCGCTGGTCCTGCGCCTGCACCGGCCGGGCTTCCGCTCCCTCCCCCAGATCCGCAGCGAACTGATGTGGATCGAGCGACTGCGGGCCGACGGCGCGGTCGCCACACCCGCGGTGGTACCGACTCCGGCGGGCGAGCCGGCGGCGAGCTTCCGCGGTCCGGACGGGGTGCTCCAGCACGCGGCGCTCTTCGAGTTCGCACCCGGCGCCGAGCCCGACACGACGGACTTCGCGGACGTGATGGAGGTCGTCGGCCGGGAGACCGCCGCCCTGCACGAGCACGCGTCGCGGTGGCGACGGCCCGCCACCTTCGTCCGGCCCGACTGGGACCTGGACAACCTGATCGGCGCGGCCTCGCTGTGGGGCCGCTGGTCGGACAACCCCGATGTGTCCCCTGGCGACGCCGAGGTGCTCGCACGGGCCGAGGAGAAGCTCACCCGAGAACTCGACGCGTACGGCAGGAGCCCGGCCGTCTTCGGTCTCATCCACGGCGACCTGCGCGCCGCCAACCTGCTCGTCGCCACCGACGCCGTACGGCTCATCGACTTCGACGACTGCGGCAGCGGCTGGTTCCTCTACGACCTGGCGTGCTCTCTGTCGTTCGTCGAGCACGATCCGCGGGCGGCGCAGTGGGTGGCCTCGTGGCTGCGGGGCTACGAGTCGCGTCGGGCGCTGCGGGAGGAGGACGTACGGGCGGTGCCCGCCCTGGTGATGCTGCGCCGGCTGATGCTGGTCGCCTGGGTGCACAAGCGCGGGGACACGCCCTTCGCCGCCTCGCTCCGGCCGGCCTTCGCGGCGCAGTCCGCGCGACTGGCCCGCCGCTACCTGGCCGACGACTACCTCACCGCCGTACGCCATGAGCACCGGGCGTGA
- a CDS encoding RICIN domain-containing protein — translation MPGQCDGDFAETQNWYVFSAGSSYVSLKNDNSGRNLGIDGASTTSGAAAIQANGSSDLNQDWELITKTSYPAGWYALKNRKSGLCRGISGAGTANGAQAAQFACDDSANQLWKPDDR, via the coding sequence ATCCCTGGGCAGTGTGACGGCGACTTCGCGGAGACGCAGAACTGGTACGTCTTCAGCGCAGGCAGCAGCTACGTCAGCCTCAAGAACGACAACTCGGGCAGGAACCTCGGCATCGACGGCGCCAGCACCACGTCCGGGGCAGCGGCCATTCAGGCCAACGGATCCAGTGACCTCAACCAGGACTGGGAGCTCATCACCAAGACGTCCTACCCCGCCGGCTGGTACGCGCTGAAGAACCGCAAGAGCGGCCTGTGCCGGGGCATCTCGGGTGCCGGCACCGCCAACGGCGCGCAGGCGGCTCAATTCGCCTGCGACGACTCGGCCAACCAGCTGTGGAAGCCCGACGACCGCTGA
- a CDS encoding SDR family NAD(P)-dependent oxidoreductase, with product MSSLHTRKVAVVGGTRGIGAAVTSTFVRAGHDVLLTGRHVPDVVLEKFRAEATREDQTVEALALDSAAPDSAEWLAEAASSLLGGLDVLCLNAGIFPNKPLAEMTYADIREVFAVNVESQMLAVAACLPLLRGSAAGRVVLTSSITGPVTGFPGWSHYAASKAAQLGFMRTAALELAPYGITVNAVAPGNVATEGLDSMGEEYLAQMTATIPLGRLARPQEIADAVEFLAGERASFVTGQVITVDGGQTLPESPEAVLPVTSTART from the coding sequence ATGAGCTCGCTCCACACCCGGAAGGTCGCCGTCGTCGGCGGCACCCGAGGCATCGGCGCCGCCGTCACCTCCACCTTCGTCCGTGCCGGGCACGACGTCCTGCTGACCGGGCGCCACGTCCCGGACGTCGTCCTGGAGAAGTTCCGTGCCGAGGCGACCCGCGAGGACCAAACCGTCGAGGCGCTCGCCCTCGACTCCGCCGCGCCCGACTCGGCCGAGTGGCTCGCCGAGGCAGCCTCCTCACTGCTCGGCGGCCTCGACGTGCTGTGCCTCAACGCGGGCATCTTCCCGAACAAGCCGCTGGCGGAGATGACGTACGCCGACATCCGTGAGGTGTTCGCGGTGAACGTGGAGAGCCAGATGCTGGCCGTCGCCGCGTGTCTGCCGCTGCTGCGCGGGTCGGCGGCGGGGCGGGTCGTGCTCACCTCATCGATCACCGGGCCCGTCACCGGTTTCCCGGGGTGGAGCCACTACGCCGCGAGCAAGGCGGCCCAACTCGGCTTCATGCGCACCGCGGCTCTGGAACTCGCCCCCTACGGGATCACCGTCAACGCGGTGGCCCCCGGGAACGTCGCGACAGAAGGCCTCGACAGCATGGGCGAGGAGTACCTCGCGCAGATGACGGCGACGATCCCGCTGGGCCGCTTGGCACGGCCCCAGGAGATCGCCGACGCGGTCGAGTTCCTCGCCGGCGAGCGGGCGTCGTTCGTCACGGGCCAGGTCATCACCGTCGACGGCGGCCAGACCCTGCCGGAGTCGCCGGAGGCGGTGCTGCCGGTCACGTCGACGGCACGAACCTGA
- a CDS encoding DUF6233 domain-containing protein encodes MTDRLPSRLEMLRFARRVAEQQLTQIDRWIRTEERREAERRHGLAARPPAPDWLIERGLSGEEAVYVHAGNCWNGGKRSKGVDRMTALRALTEGVPACPQCRPDSMLGYLEG; translated from the coding sequence GTGACCGATAGATTGCCGTCCCGGCTGGAGATGCTGCGCTTCGCCCGCCGCGTCGCCGAGCAGCAGCTCACCCAGATCGACCGGTGGATCCGGACGGAGGAACGGCGCGAAGCCGAGCGGCGGCACGGTCTCGCGGCCCGGCCCCCGGCGCCGGACTGGCTGATCGAGCGCGGCCTGTCCGGCGAGGAAGCGGTGTATGTGCACGCGGGAAACTGCTGGAACGGGGGGAAGCGTTCGAAGGGCGTCGACCGGATGACGGCCCTGCGCGCGCTCACCGAGGGCGTACCCGCCTGCCCGCAGTGCCGGCCGGACAGCATGCTCGGCTACCTGGAAGGGTGA
- a CDS encoding ribosome-inactivating family protein encodes MRSSLVRRLGLSAILPCAAVGALALSGLPSLAAAGAAPATKAVQIDAQEVAQVNFPQIHWDIDGGSAAYRQMLSELDELARSTANARRSGIVVNTRGNRVTVTILDNTRTNRFADIVISAPGEFSTAVHAVVRLSDLYVVRVYTVGSPHNHVLNLASGLPNESSTDVNFFVGREGYDALSRVANQALTSVNIGPGSLAGALGALANPNSTRANQARSLLTLIFSISEGARFRTLADRVANALDSGIATNYSYQQISLIRDWAGVSHVFVGRTNHTDDDASTSVAGATIADARQAAALLAIALNSGPNPNPKDEL; translated from the coding sequence ATGCGTTCCAGCCTCGTGCGCCGCCTCGGCCTCTCGGCGATCCTTCCGTGCGCTGCCGTCGGCGCGCTCGCGCTGTCCGGCCTCCCCTCCCTTGCCGCCGCCGGCGCGGCCCCCGCGACCAAGGCCGTCCAGATCGACGCCCAGGAAGTGGCGCAGGTCAACTTCCCGCAGATCCATTGGGACATCGACGGCGGCTCCGCGGCCTACCGCCAGATGCTCAGCGAGCTGGACGAACTGGCCCGCAGCACGGCCAACGCGCGCCGAAGCGGCATAGTCGTCAACACGCGGGGTAACCGGGTGACCGTCACCATCCTGGACAACACCAGGACGAACCGCTTCGCCGACATCGTGATCAGCGCCCCTGGGGAGTTCTCCACCGCCGTGCACGCCGTGGTGCGGCTCAGTGACCTCTACGTGGTGCGGGTTTACACGGTTGGATCGCCCCACAACCACGTCCTCAACCTCGCGAGCGGCCTCCCCAACGAGTCCAGCACCGACGTCAACTTCTTCGTCGGCAGAGAAGGCTACGACGCTCTCTCCCGGGTCGCGAACCAGGCGCTGACCAGCGTCAACATCGGACCAGGCTCCTTGGCGGGGGCCCTCGGCGCCCTGGCCAACCCCAACTCGACCCGCGCCAACCAGGCCCGTTCCCTGCTCACCCTCATCTTCAGCATCTCGGAGGGGGCTCGATTCCGCACCCTCGCCGACCGCGTCGCAAACGCCCTCGACAGCGGGATCGCGACCAACTACAGCTACCAGCAGATCTCCCTGATCCGTGACTGGGCCGGCGTCAGCCATGTCTTCGTCGGCCGCACCAACCACACGGACGACGACGCGAGCACCAGCGTCGCCGGGGCCACCATCGCGGACGCACGCCAGGCCGCGGCCCTGTTGGCGATCGCCCTCAACAGCGGACCCAACCCCAACCCCAAGGACGAACTCTGA
- a CDS encoding oxidoreductase — translation MQTAPPVALVSGASSGIGRAAARALVGAGFAVVGTSRNAANAEPLPGVTFLDLDVADDESVRSLVEEVIERFGRIDVLVNNAGVGAVGAGEESSIHQAKEVFDINVFGVMRMTNAVLPHMRAQGSGRVVNVSSVLGLIPAPFMAVYAATKHAVEGYSESVDHELREHGVRVLLVEPAYTSTSFEASSMAPDAPLPIYAAQREISRDVLATAVRNADHPDVVAKVIVAAATDSKPKLRYTAGPMARRVSALRRIVPSRAFDQQVRKLNRLAG, via the coding sequence ATGCAGACAGCTCCCCCAGTAGCCCTCGTGTCGGGCGCCTCCTCCGGGATCGGGCGGGCGGCAGCGCGCGCCCTCGTGGGTGCCGGCTTCGCGGTGGTCGGCACGAGCCGCAACGCGGCGAACGCCGAGCCGCTCCCCGGGGTGACGTTCCTCGATCTCGACGTGGCCGACGACGAGTCGGTCCGCTCCCTGGTCGAGGAGGTGATCGAGCGGTTCGGCCGAATCGACGTCCTGGTCAACAACGCCGGCGTGGGCGCGGTCGGCGCCGGCGAGGAGAGCTCGATCCACCAGGCCAAGGAGGTCTTCGACATCAACGTCTTCGGCGTGATGCGGATGACCAACGCAGTGCTGCCCCACATGCGCGCCCAGGGCAGTGGCCGCGTGGTCAACGTCTCCTCGGTCCTCGGTCTGATCCCAGCCCCCTTCATGGCCGTCTACGCCGCCACCAAGCACGCGGTCGAGGGCTACTCCGAGTCCGTCGACCACGAGCTTCGCGAGCACGGCGTCCGGGTGCTGCTGGTCGAGCCGGCCTACACCAGCACGAGTTTCGAGGCGAGCAGCATGGCGCCCGACGCGCCCCTGCCGATCTACGCCGCACAGCGGGAGATCTCCCGGGACGTGCTGGCCACGGCCGTGCGCAACGCCGACCACCCGGACGTCGTCGCGAAGGTGATCGTCGCGGCCGCCACCGATTCCAAGCCCAAGCTCCGCTACACCGCCGGCCCGATGGCCAGACGCGTCAGCGCCCTGCGCCGGATCGTGCCCTCGCGCGCCTTCGACCAACAGGTCCGCAAGCTCAACCGACTGGCCGGCTGA
- a CDS encoding DUF3592 domain-containing protein produces the protein MSGNAVLLLLAAAFGAWALVQAVWYATGFTSDPVEYSVDSRVVQVDVPPPDTDHRHGLPVAVAFQDPSNGQELTLRTADGKNGALYAAWEGMPVWVRFPSGEPSAFRVQTRPVSLGQQLVGALSAAVLCAAVLLVRFTTVQHHSYGWALLGFGYGLTVLLACACVGAVRRQGRRRALLDGAPTVTAEVVSLMREAHHNEEITTYTYTAVLAFTTHEGLTVTGIGPAGLTRHDDIPVGTRLSVRYSPEDPTTFDFAPPRGPDPHRTVIAWIAVTIAWGAIVTLFGIHAVI, from the coding sequence ATGTCAGGAAACGCGGTATTGCTGTTGTTGGCCGCCGCCTTCGGAGCGTGGGCGCTGGTGCAGGCGGTCTGGTACGCGACCGGGTTCACCTCGGATCCGGTGGAGTACTCCGTCGACTCCCGGGTCGTGCAGGTCGATGTACCGCCTCCCGATACGGATCACAGGCACGGCCTGCCGGTGGCCGTGGCCTTCCAGGACCCCTCAAACGGGCAGGAACTGACGCTGCGAACGGCAGACGGCAAGAACGGCGCGCTGTACGCCGCCTGGGAGGGCATGCCGGTCTGGGTGCGTTTCCCGTCGGGGGAACCCTCCGCGTTCCGCGTCCAGACCCGGCCGGTCAGCCTGGGACAGCAGTTGGTCGGCGCGTTGTCGGCCGCGGTGCTCTGCGCGGCCGTCCTGCTCGTGCGTTTCACGACCGTCCAGCACCACAGCTACGGCTGGGCGCTGCTCGGCTTCGGCTATGGCCTGACCGTCCTCCTCGCGTGCGCATGCGTCGGCGCCGTCCGGCGGCAAGGACGTCGCCGGGCTCTGCTCGACGGTGCCCCGACCGTGACCGCCGAGGTCGTCTCCCTGATGCGCGAGGCCCATCACAACGAGGAGATCACCACCTACACGTACACCGCCGTCCTCGCCTTCACCACGCACGAGGGTCTGACGGTCACGGGTATCGGCCCCGCCGGCCTGACCCGCCACGACGACATCCCCGTCGGGACCCGGCTGTCCGTCCGCTACAGCCCCGAGGACCCCACGACCTTCGACTTCGCCCCGCCCCGCGGTCCCGACCCTCACCGCACGGTGATCGCGTGGATCGCCGTGACGATTGCCTGGGGAGCGATCGTCACGCTTTTCGGCATCCACGCGGTCATCTGA
- a CDS encoding GntR family transcriptional regulator — translation MSTGRDPLGPAAGKVAEGVLAMIRRGEVRMGGRLPTERRLTEIFGTSRESVRRALAWLEAEGEVRRTRGKAGGTFALRPNPNWPVYSWSRLAHGRDRVVARQPGVDVSVPALLRHQHFAEATRVVSTGLRRGDPEVCAGLGLPDGSRTVAVERVRLADGVPLSWERLFVSAARFPGLLDQDLTGSLSQVFRDTYGVTACEVSEHIRVRLAESHHTHHLDVSVGQPLLAITRTSHDQHGEPLEFSYDLFRADRTELHVSSTNRAPDHSEVRP, via the coding sequence ATGAGCACCGGGCGTGACCCGCTCGGCCCGGCCGCCGGCAAGGTCGCGGAGGGCGTGCTGGCGATGATCCGGCGCGGTGAGGTGCGCATGGGCGGCCGGCTGCCCACCGAGCGCCGTCTGACCGAGATCTTCGGCACCAGCCGGGAGTCCGTCCGCCGGGCCCTGGCCTGGCTGGAGGCGGAGGGCGAGGTACGTCGGACCCGCGGGAAGGCCGGCGGGACCTTCGCGCTGCGCCCCAACCCCAACTGGCCCGTCTACAGCTGGAGTCGGCTCGCGCACGGCCGCGACCGGGTGGTGGCACGACAGCCGGGCGTCGATGTGAGCGTCCCCGCGCTCCTGCGACACCAGCACTTCGCCGAAGCGACCCGGGTCGTGTCCACGGGGCTGCGGCGGGGCGATCCGGAGGTCTGTGCCGGGCTCGGTCTGCCGGACGGGTCCCGGACGGTGGCGGTCGAGCGGGTGCGGCTCGCCGACGGGGTGCCGCTGTCGTGGGAGCGGCTGTTCGTGTCGGCGGCGCGCTTCCCCGGGCTCCTCGACCAGGACCTGACCGGCTCCCTCTCCCAGGTGTTCCGCGACACCTACGGCGTCACCGCCTGCGAAGTCTCCGAGCACATCCGGGTCCGGCTCGCCGAGAGCCACCACACCCACCACCTCGACGTGTCGGTCGGCCAGCCACTGCTGGCGATCACGCGCACGTCCCACGACCAGCACGGCGAGCCCCTGGAGTTCTCCTACGACCTCTTCCGGGCCGACCGCACCGAACTCCACGTCTCCTCAACGAACCGCGCGCCGGACCACTCGGAGGTACGTCCATGA
- a CDS encoding TetR/AcrR family transcriptional regulator has protein sequence MARPRSFDPDHVLHAAERQFRASGYNGTSVDDISAATGLGRGSLYAAFDGKHGVLLQAMTGYFARLAQGPRKMLDGPDEGALERLHAYLLRAVHGVPLAADVPPADDRAAAACFAAKMALEVGGSDPEVQRLANDCFSVVRTAVADCVRAAQRNGDIDPDADPDDLAYLVLTVIRGSDVVGAYGHGPDRLTSIAETAFALLPRPRHH, from the coding sequence ATGGCGAGACCACGAAGCTTTGACCCCGACCACGTCCTGCATGCCGCTGAGCGGCAGTTCCGCGCCTCGGGCTACAACGGCACGAGCGTCGACGACATCAGCGCCGCCACCGGCCTGGGCCGCGGCAGCCTCTATGCCGCGTTCGACGGCAAGCACGGCGTGCTGCTGCAGGCGATGACCGGCTACTTCGCCCGGCTGGCGCAGGGTCCGCGGAAGATGCTCGACGGACCGGATGAGGGCGCCCTGGAACGACTGCACGCGTACTTGCTGCGCGCCGTCCACGGGGTGCCGCTCGCCGCCGACGTACCCCCCGCCGATGACCGGGCGGCGGCGGCCTGCTTCGCCGCCAAGATGGCCCTGGAGGTCGGCGGCTCCGATCCCGAGGTGCAACGCCTGGCCAACGACTGCTTCTCCGTGGTCCGGACGGCGGTGGCCGACTGCGTGCGAGCGGCGCAGCGCAACGGCGACATCGACCCCGACGCGGACCCCGACGACCTCGCCTACCTTGTGCTGACCGTCATCCGCGGCAGCGATGTCGTAGGCGCGTACGGCCACGGCCCCGACCGCCTGACCTCGATCGCGGAGACCGCGTTCGCCCTGCTGCCCCGCCCGCGCCACCACTGA
- a CDS encoding acyltransferase family protein, whose product MDRAQTPRQVMGLDGLRGLAALYVVLFHCWLYTFPGYPDSSAPQWLDVLMFGRLAVVFFLVLSGFSLAISPARHGWWSGGVAEFLRRRAWRILPPYWAALVMSLIISWSVVPASHYGPPTNASILVYGLLAQDIFTAPTPNGAFWSIGVEAELYLFFPLLLFIRRRWGAVVLAACVTLPVISRGLAAPDGTPVEGDNWLAPHLAPVFMAGLIGAGVVVASDRVRRLPWGWFAVLAAAPVLALGVFKGPVWTVNHYFWIDLAIAPAMTMLLAAVATGRPAMLIRFLTARPVRSLGGFSYSLYLIHLPIVMAVIRRVAPHFVAPGMPTFCFTLILALPVSLCGAWVFSRLFEVPFKQNRSWKSMIALGRSYWTDRSTTVRQRLPEEETRASESERWDRAGT is encoded by the coding sequence GTGGACAGAGCACAGACTCCTAGGCAGGTGATGGGGCTGGATGGCCTCCGCGGCTTGGCCGCGTTGTATGTGGTGCTGTTCCATTGCTGGTTGTACACATTCCCGGGTTACCCCGACAGTTCGGCGCCTCAGTGGCTGGACGTGCTGATGTTCGGGCGCCTTGCGGTCGTGTTCTTCCTGGTACTTTCCGGCTTCTCCCTGGCAATTTCTCCGGCACGCCATGGCTGGTGGTCGGGCGGTGTCGCGGAGTTCCTGCGTCGACGCGCCTGGCGCATTCTTCCGCCTTATTGGGCGGCGCTCGTCATGAGCCTGATCATTTCCTGGTCCGTGGTGCCTGCTTCGCATTACGGACCACCTACCAACGCCTCGATTCTGGTGTACGGGCTCCTCGCTCAGGATATTTTCACAGCACCGACACCGAACGGCGCATTCTGGTCGATCGGAGTGGAGGCCGAGCTCTATCTCTTCTTTCCCCTTCTCCTGTTCATCCGGCGCCGGTGGGGCGCGGTGGTCCTGGCCGCGTGCGTGACACTTCCGGTGATCTCCCGCGGGCTGGCGGCACCGGACGGAACCCCCGTGGAGGGCGACAACTGGCTCGCTCCACATCTCGCTCCCGTATTCATGGCAGGTTTGATAGGCGCAGGTGTCGTCGTGGCGTCGGACAGAGTGCGACGTCTGCCATGGGGATGGTTCGCAGTCCTGGCCGCCGCGCCTGTCCTGGCTCTGGGGGTTTTCAAGGGTCCGGTTTGGACGGTGAACCATTACTTCTGGATAGATCTCGCCATCGCTCCCGCTATGACGATGTTGCTTGCTGCGGTTGCCACCGGCCGACCGGCCATGCTGATACGGTTCCTGACCGCGCGTCCCGTTCGGAGTCTTGGTGGCTTCTCCTACAGCCTCTACCTGATCCATCTGCCGATCGTCATGGCAGTCATTCGCCGAGTGGCTCCGCATTTCGTAGCGCCGGGCATGCCCACGTTCTGCTTCACGCTGATCCTGGCTCTGCCGGTCTCGCTATGCGGGGCATGGGTGTTTTCTCGGCTCTTCGAAGTACCTTTCAAGCAGAACAGATCGTGGAAATCCATGATCGCGCTCGGTCGTTCTTACTGGACCGACAGGAGCACTACGGTCCGTCAGCGGCTTCCGGAGGAAGAGACTCGCGCGAGCGAGAGTGAGCGATGGGACAGGGCTGGTACGTGA
- a CDS encoding class-III pyridoxal-phosphate-dependent aminotransferase, producing MGIEQLSMYGYASKAEVLADARRYWNPDKTAFWQDEGVPFVVGERSGYRLTDVDGHEVMDVHLNGGTYNLGHRNPELVDTLTHALRHLDIGNHHFPTPGRAHLARRLVEATPGADKVVFGSSGGEAVDVALKSARYATGRRKVVSVVKAYHGHTGLAVATGDSRFSQLFRSDSPDEFVQVPFNDLDAMTAVLAGEDAAAVIMETVPATYGFPMPEPGYLAGVKQACDATGTLYIADEVQTGLGRTGELWGVYGEGVTPDILVTGKGLGGGLYPVSAALLGPVASGWLERDGFAHMATFGGAELGCAVAAKVLEITQRPETRENVRQRIDQVTEGLAGLRAELPRALTGIRQKGLVIGLEFGAVGAKAIMAELYRQGVWAIFSTLDPAVLQFKPGLLLTEQETAEILTRLRDAVRKVAATHV from the coding sequence TTGGGGATCGAGCAGTTGTCCATGTACGGGTACGCGTCGAAGGCCGAGGTCCTCGCCGACGCGCGGCGGTACTGGAACCCGGACAAGACGGCGTTCTGGCAGGACGAGGGCGTTCCGTTCGTCGTCGGGGAACGATCCGGGTACCGCCTGACCGACGTCGACGGACACGAGGTGATGGACGTCCATCTGAACGGTGGCACCTACAACCTCGGGCATCGCAACCCCGAACTGGTGGACACCCTCACACACGCCCTCCGGCACCTCGACATCGGCAACCACCACTTCCCCACCCCGGGCCGCGCCCATCTGGCACGACGGCTCGTCGAGGCGACGCCGGGCGCGGACAAGGTCGTCTTCGGGTCCAGCGGCGGGGAAGCGGTCGACGTCGCGTTGAAGAGCGCCCGGTACGCCACCGGCCGACGGAAGGTCGTGTCGGTCGTCAAGGCGTACCACGGGCATACGGGACTGGCCGTGGCCACCGGCGATTCGCGGTTCTCGCAGCTGTTCCGGTCGGACAGCCCCGACGAGTTCGTCCAGGTGCCGTTCAACGACCTCGACGCGATGACGGCCGTGCTCGCCGGTGAGGACGCCGCCGCCGTGATCATGGAGACGGTGCCGGCCACCTACGGCTTCCCGATGCCCGAGCCCGGCTATCTCGCCGGCGTGAAGCAGGCGTGCGACGCCACCGGCACCCTCTACATCGCGGACGAGGTCCAGACCGGCCTCGGCAGGACCGGTGAGCTGTGGGGCGTGTACGGCGAAGGCGTCACCCCCGACATCCTGGTGACCGGCAAGGGCCTCGGCGGCGGCCTCTACCCGGTCAGCGCCGCCCTTCTGGGCCCGGTGGCGAGCGGGTGGCTGGAGCGGGACGGCTTCGCCCACATGGCGACCTTCGGAGGCGCCGAACTCGGCTGTGCCGTGGCCGCCAAGGTCCTGGAGATCACGCAGCGGCCCGAGACCCGCGAGAACGTCCGGCAACGCATCGACCAGGTCACCGAAGGCCTCGCGGGGCTGCGCGCCGAACTGCCCCGCGCGCTCACCGGGATCCGGCAGAAGGGACTGGTCATCGGCCTGGAGTTCGGTGCCGTCGGCGCGAAGGCGATCATGGCCGAGCTCTACCGGCAGGGCGTCTGGGCGATCTTCTCCACGCTCGACCCTGCCGTCCTGCAGTTCAAGCCCGGCCTGCTGCTCACCGAGCAGGAGACCGCCGAGATCCTCACCCGCCTGCGGGACGCCGTACGGAAAGTGGCGGCCACCCATGTCTGA
- a CDS encoding APC family permease has product MTSRTKPIPVATEATPALQRKLGVGSLVFMVVAAAAPLTVVGGTVPLVFATSQSTGVPAHYLIAAIVLTVFSVGFTTMSRYVDNAGAFYTYIRAGLGRTVGTGSATLALFSYAVLAISVYAYCGAATTNALHHYFGVDTPWWVWTALTALLVAWLGYHDIELSSKVLGLLLIGEVAVILVLDVAVFARGGHSSLTWSPFAPAAVSEGSPGIGLMFAFFGFIGFEATAVFRDETRDPDRTIPRATYIAVISIGLFYALSAWAIAMGSGVTHIVSDSTADPEGLVVTLAGDYVLPILGDIVQVLLVTSLFACVLSFHNVVTRYQYALGTERVLPVRLGEIHPRHHAPSYSSLVHSAVTAVALVAVAVARLDPVTQIYAWLSGAATLGLLLLMALTSVAVIVYFARREGGLSRWRTLVAPALALSGLLAVTLLVVDNFPLLVGGTAAAWATAGTVALSFAVGLVLAARHRAV; this is encoded by the coding sequence ATGACATCCAGAACCAAACCGATTCCCGTGGCCACCGAGGCCACACCCGCACTCCAACGCAAGCTCGGCGTAGGCTCGTTGGTCTTCATGGTCGTCGCGGCCGCGGCCCCGCTGACCGTGGTCGGCGGCACAGTACCCCTCGTCTTCGCCACCAGCCAGAGCACCGGCGTACCGGCCCACTACCTGATCGCGGCCATCGTCCTGACCGTCTTCTCCGTCGGTTTCACGACCATGAGCCGCTACGTCGACAACGCCGGCGCCTTCTACACCTACATCCGCGCCGGACTCGGCAGGACCGTCGGAACCGGGTCCGCGACCCTGGCCCTGTTCTCCTACGCGGTGCTGGCCATCTCGGTGTACGCGTACTGCGGCGCCGCCACGACCAACGCGTTGCACCACTACTTCGGCGTCGACACGCCCTGGTGGGTCTGGACGGCGCTGACCGCGCTGCTCGTGGCCTGGCTCGGCTACCACGACATCGAGCTGAGCTCGAAGGTACTGGGGCTGCTGCTGATCGGTGAGGTCGCCGTCATCCTGGTCCTGGACGTGGCGGTGTTCGCGCGCGGCGGTCACTCCTCGCTTACCTGGAGCCCCTTCGCACCGGCGGCGGTGAGCGAGGGAAGTCCCGGCATCGGGCTGATGTTCGCGTTCTTCGGGTTCATCGGCTTCGAGGCGACCGCGGTGTTCCGCGACGAGACCCGGGACCCGGACCGCACGATCCCCCGCGCCACCTACATTGCCGTGATCTCCATCGGCCTCTTCTACGCGCTGTCCGCATGGGCGATCGCCATGGGCTCGGGTGTCACACACATCGTGTCCGACTCCACCGCCGACCCGGAGGGACTCGTCGTCACCCTCGCCGGGGACTACGTCCTGCCCATCCTCGGCGACATCGTCCAAGTGCTGCTGGTGACCAGCCTGTTCGCCTGCGTGCTCTCCTTCCACAACGTCGTCACCCGCTACCAGTACGCCCTCGGCACCGAGCGTGTCCTGCCGGTCCGGCTCGGTGAGATCCACCCCCGCCACCACGCGCCGTCGTACTCCTCACTCGTGCACAGCGCGGTCACCGCGGTGGCTCTCGTCGCCGTCGCGGTCGCCAGGCTCGATCCGGTGACCCAGATCTACGCGTGGCTGTCGGGCGCGGCCACCCTGGGGCTGCTGCTGCTCATGGCACTCACGAGCGTCGCGGTCATCGTGTACTTCGCCCGGCGCGAAGGCGGCCTCTCCCGTTGGCGCACGCTCGTCGCCCCCGCGCTCGCGCTGTCCGGGCTGCTCGCGGTGACCCTCCTGGTGGTGGACAACTTCCCGCTGCTCGTTGGCGGCACCGCCGCGGCCTGGGCGACGGCCGGCACGGTCGCACTGTCGTTCGCCGTCGGCCTGGTGCTCGCAGCACGGCACCGGGCCGTGTGA